The Aspergillus nidulans FGSC A4 chromosome VII nucleotide sequence TCCATCTACGCTTTACCGTTGCTACCAATTCACACTCCACAGGATCGACGTGACTTTTCATCTTGCTGCAATTGGAGATGGACCCTCTCCGTTCATCACCATCAATGTGAATACGAAAATGTGCGGGTCCGAGATGTGCTGATCCTTAAAACCCACTTGCTCTACCAATGTTGGCTAGGGGGAGCTAGCGCGGCCAGGCCTCtatcttttttccttttctacATAGGACAGGATTGTCTTTTTGGAACACCATTTCACAGAAGCCCGAAGAATGCTCAAACGACTCGTATTACACGACTGCGTAGGACCACGGTAGTAGCATAGGACTCTTCCAGATGCAGGACACACTCGAATCCCTGATACTTGACGTCCAGTGTCGAGTCCTTTATGTGCTCACCGGTACATCCAGTTGCGTCTTTATATTTCCCAAATGGTGGATTTGACCAATATATTTTTGTGTTTTTTGCTTGTTACAATGGGCTTGGTCACGAAAGCGTTAACCTTTGTACTCGACAACAGCGATCTTCCCTAACAACTGTAATTCTCAGTAGCTAGCTTAAATTTTAGGGAAGAGTCGTTTCTCAATACAGCTACACCAGGGGGAAAGAATTTAGCGTGGTTGCTTTCAAAGGAACTGTAACATATTCCGTGCTTACTCCAAATACGACACAGCAGGTTTATCAGAGCAAAATACCATGTTTCTCGCCTCAAAGAGCCGTTTAGGAACCAAACAAAGAGGGTAGAATCTACAGTAAACAGTTTGATAGACAAATGATTTCGAATGTCGATACCTATATGTTAACTAATAGAAGCAAGGAACATCAGCATGGTGGAACCTTATGAGGACTAATGTGGTGTACGTATACGAACAAACTTGAGGCCTTCTGGTAAGATAGTTCCACTCGTTTTCGTATTGATTCCTAGCGTCCTTTTTGTTCCCTACAGGCTGCAACACCACGTAGGGGTGGATGAACCACGACGTACCCACGGCGCTGGGAGAACTTGTCATGCGTACGCTCACCAGGACCTATAAATACCTTAACAAAGAGACTGCATATGCATGTTTCTTAAACGCTAAGTATCGGGAGAATCAGAGAGCATATCATAAGCAGAACCATGAAAGTGTTCAGAGCCGCAACGTTCATCACTGTGTTCCTCGCCGCTACAGATGGAGTAAACGCCATCACCGATACCAGGACTAGCCCGCTGAGAAAGGAGGCAGCAGGAAAAGGCATTCTCATTGGGTCTGGGGCTATTAGTCCGACCTATCTCAATGATCCTCAGTTTGCGACTGTCCTTGCTGAGCAGTTCGAGAGCCTCTCTCCCGAGAATGAGATGAAGTGGTCATTCATCAACCCGACCAAAGGGCACTACAACTGGGAGACAATCGACCGTCTGGTTGAGTTCGCCGAAGCACACGATATGGTAGTTAAAGGCCATGGGCTCATCTCGAGCTGCTGCAACCCCGACTACTTAGTCAATATCACCAACCCTACGGCATTCCGTGCTGCAATGGCGGCGCACTTCAAGGCAGTTATGCGGCGGTATCACGGCAAGGTAGATCGGTGGGATGTTGTTACGGAAGCCCTGAAGACCCAGGGCGGTGGTCTGCAGACCAACGCCTTCTATAAGATCCTCGGTCCTAGCTATATTGATGACGCCTTCCGTATTGCCCGTGCGGCTGTCCCGGAAGCCAAGCTATTCATCAACGAAGCTATGGTCGAGTCATTAGCCGGTAAGCGTCAGGAGCTCTACAATCTGGTCTCTAGACTCGTGGCGAACGGCGTCCCGATTGACGGAGTTGCCCTGCAGATGCATGTCACGGAAGGACTTCCTGTCCAACCAGGTGTAATCAGGGAAATGGTCGACTCCTACAAGGCGCTCGGATTGAAAGTAACAATCGCTGAAATGGATGTCCACACGCTCAACACCACGCTCCAAACCGAAATCTACAGCACTATTGTCTCTGAGGCTCTCGATTCAGGAATTACCGACATCAGTTTCTGGGGTTTTACCGACAAGCACGCTTATACTTGGGTAAAGGGTGCAAAGCCCTTGATGTTCGACGAGTATTACAATCCTAAGGGTGCGTTCTACGCTATCCACTCTGCTTTAACAAGCTTCAAAGATGTGGTACCTGGCAATCAAAGCTGTGCATATGCGTCGCCTGGGTCTCTGAAGAAGCAATAGATGGCAAGGGTGACTCTACTAGGGCGTTTACAGAAGGATTTAACGCAGCCGAATGTTTTTATATTTTTAGTATCCCAGAGGCTTTCAACAACTTCTGGGAGACTCAGTCTCCAACCATTCTGCACTCTAGTGTATTCAATATCAATCAATAATCTAGGTTTGAAGCATCCCATGGTTAGCCGCATACAAACTTATCACGTTCTCTGTTTACCCCAGGAGAGCTTTCTGACGAGTTAAATGCTTCGGCTCCGTGCGCTACGACAAAGCGTGCAAGCTTGCCCTACTCAGAGTATGTTCGATAGAGTGCGTGTTCCTGGGTTCGGTGGAATTCGGTGAAATGTCGAGTTCAACCTCACAGAGACAGATTAGCATTCGGAATGCATCTCTATTTGGAACAGCGACGACGTAACTGATCGATGCCATTCTTAGCTCTAATGCATGTAACCGGAGAACATGGAGGGGATACTTCACGTGCAATTGGCAATCATAAACAGCCCTATTGCCACGATTACCGCGTGAAGTAGAACTAAAACATATGTCTTAGACACGGGCTTATGTCTAGGGTATATTATTTCATTATATTTCAGATTTTTTACGGccatttttttcttttttcttttttttttatttatgTGCAACGGCTTGTCAGCGGGCGACGCTCAAGGATGGCCGGAAGTGCCGGCCGCGCATTTTAAGGAGACATTTGCTAGCAGACACGCATAGACGGTGAAGAGATTCGGCTCGGTGTCCGAACCACATGGTACAATGCTGTCCATGCAGGTGCAGGTATACATCCCGATCCCCTCCCATTGGGATGTGGGCTGATCTCGTCCCCGCCTCTTCCACATCACACCATCCCAGCTGCCAAGTATATATTCCCTTTCCCCGTATCGCCAATCAAATAGTCAGCTAAACTACATGATTTTGCGACTCATCGCGAGAAGCAAAATGTCGACCTGCGCAATGCCCCAGCCCCTCGCCCACCCATCTGGCATCATAGTGGTTGGCACAGGTCTCGCGGGCCTCTCCACCGCAACGCAGTTAACAACGCACAATGTCCCGGTTATCCTCCTTGAGCGCGCTGAACGGCCGGGCGGGAATAGCATCAAAGCGTCATCAGGGATTAATGGTGCTGGGACCAAGTTCCAGACTGTTCCCGATAGCGCTGAGGAGTTTTATGACGATACGGTGCGCTCAGCCGGGAAACCCTTTGCAACGGCTGCAAATGTAGAGAGAGAACGAAGGGAAAGACTCATCCACACTGTTACAAGGAACTCAAAGGGTGCAGTCGATTGGCTTTCTGACGAAATAGGCGTGGACCTAAGCAAAGTCGCACAACTGGGTGGACACAGCAAACCGCGGACGCATCGGGGAGAGAAGGGGAAACCGCCTGGGGCGGCAATTATTGGGTCATTATTGGACAAACTAAAGTCCAATCCATTCGTGGACATGCGTATGAAATCCCGCGTGACAaaggtgctgaaggaggcGCAGGAAGTCGTCGGCGTTGAGTACATCGATAGCGACGAGAAGACCCAGAGTCTCCGGGGACCCGTTATCTTTGCAAGTGGTGGCTTTGCAGGCGACGTGCGCGGCATGGTCGCGCAGTATCGCCCTGACCTGGCTGGGTTACCATCAACGAACGAAGCAAGGGAAGGCTCGCAGCCACTCCTGGCTGAAGTCGGAGCGGGGTTGATTGATATGGACCACATCCAAATTCATCCGACGGGCTTCCTGGATGCCAAAGACACGTCTGCGGCTGTAAAGTTTCTTGCGGCCGAGGCTTTACGTGGTGAAGGGGGTATATTGCTCCTCGACAATGGAGCCCGTTTCGTCAACGAGCTGGAAACAAGGGAGCATGTTACCGATGCCATTTTGAAGTCAGCTACAAAGCTGGATACCGATCTCCGGCAATGGGAcgtcaccctcctcctcgatGAAGGCGCCGCATCTGCCCTTGACACGCACATGCAGTTCTACCTGTGGAAGGGGCTCATCCAGAAAACAACGCTCGGCGAGCTTGGAAAATCCACGCTTGAAACTGTCCAGCAATATGCAGACATAATGGCAGGCAAGCAGCAAGACCCATACGGCCGTACTGCGTTTGGGAACTGGACACTCTCTGATCCTCAGCCGGAGTCGGTGGCATATGTGGGCAAGGTCACGCCCGTTTTGCACTTCACGATGGGCGGTGTCCTCTTTAACGAACAGGGCCAGGTGCTTGACCAGACCTGGACTCCCATCCGGGGCCTCTGGGCTGCGGGCGAGGTCACAGGTGGTCTGCATGGGCAGAACCGGCTGGGTGGTTCCTCGCTGCTAGAGTGTGCGGTTTTTGGCCGCATTGTTGGGGATCAGGTAGCTGCGTTTTATAACCAGCATTATGTTTCTGACAGTGGGCATTGAGTGGCGATAGAGTGCAGCTGCAGTGTAATGATGAATTGATATGATCGAATCTATATATCCTAATGGGTTGATACGAATCCAACTGAATCCCATTGCTTTTGCCAGAACGTGGAAAAAATAATTAGCAGATGCCATAGCACACATACTCATCATTATAGTTCCATGTGCGAAAGAGTGCACTGGGCCTTTACATACATATGCTCTGTTATACATAATAGCGCTCTCCAGTCTTCTGAATTAAATGCCAGATGTTTGACCCAAGAAGAGGCAGCTCTGCTAGTTGAGTTGTAGCAGTCATTGAGTAGCAAAGTTTAGCTGCATCCACTCTGGCACCGAGGCTGCCATGGAGCCTTATATGGCTGTCTATGCAGATAGATCGGAAAGCACTCGGAACCAGCAGCGGAAAGGAGCCGCGTGGAGGATCCACTGCCGCGCCCTCTGACATTGGGACCCACATACAGATTTTCCTTATCGATAAATAGAGTCGGTTTTCCCCAATGCCCCTCCAACCACCACCCCGACTTTTCTGGCAAATTCTTCTCCTACTCTAGACGGCCATTGACTAtttccgtcttcttctcgatTGGTCACTTCGTACTCAACAGGCCTGTCTGACTCTGGAACGACAATCGCTCCCAACGAGCGCCAATCCCACCTTCTGCCAACCCCTCATCTCACATTAGCTCTCGGAATTGGTTCCGAGATTCAGCTCAAGATGGACAGCGACCAGTTCAGAGAGGCTGCGCACGCTACAATTGAAGACAGTAAGTTACTACTAAACCTCCTCAGCTTTAGAGCTAACTGATCCAGTAATCTCCTACTTCAACAACATCCCCAACCAGCGCGTCCTCCCGACGATCGAACCAGGCTACCTACGGCCCCAGATCCCGCCCTCTCCCCCAACAGAACCCGAATCCTGGCCAGCAATTCAGGCGGATATCGACAGTAAGATCAAGCCTGGCCTGACGCAATGGCAGTCGCCCAACTTCATGGCGTTTTTCCCGGCCACTGTAACCTACCCTTCGATCCTCGGTGAGATGTACAGCGCGGCCTTCAACGCGCCTGCCTTCAACTGGCTCTGTTCGCCCGCCTGCACTGAACTTGAGACCGTCATGATGGACTGGATGGCGCAGGCTCTGGGGCTTCCCAAGTGCTTCTATAGTACTAGTGAGAATAAGGGTGGCGGTGTCATCCAGATGAGTGCGAGTGATGCCGTCGCAACGGTGATGATCGCTGCTCGTGAAAGAAGAGTTCAGCAGCAGGCGAAGGCCGAGGGACTGAAAGAGGGGACCGAAGAGTATGAGGACCGGATTATGGAGCTCCGGCCGCGGTTGGTGGCGCTTAGTAGCTCCCAGGCGCACAGCAGTACGGCGAAGGCGGCGCTGTTGGCTGGCACGCGGTACCGGAGTATCGGGGTCAGTCTGGAGAATGATATGGCCCTTACCGGGGCTGAGCTGCGATCTatgctggaggagctggacatCAAGAACCTGGCGCCCTATTTTATCACTCTGTGCTTTGGGTCAACGAACTCTTGCGCTGTGGATCGCTTCAAGGAGATCACGGACGtattgaaggagaaagagcacTGGTCGCGCATCTGGGTGCACATCGATGCGGCCTATGCTGGGTCTGCCTTGGTTGCAGACGAGTGGCAGTACATTGCGAGGGATTTCGCTGAGGGCGTAGATAGCTTCAATCTAAACATGCACAAGTGGCTGCTCGTTAACTTTGACGCAAGGTTTGTCCTACGTTTTCTATACATCGAGGATTTGGATATTAACAGTGCCATGACAGTCTCCTCTACGTCCGCAACCGCCATGACCTCACCGACTTCTTGGATATCACCCCGGCATACCTGCGCAACCCCTACTCTGAATCAGGCCAGGTCATCGACTACCGCAACTGGTCTATCCCGCTTGGCCGACGGTTCCGCGCGCTCAAGATCTGGTTCGTCATGCGCAGCTACGGCCTCAACGGGCTGAAGGAGTTCGTGCGCAAGGGTATCAAGCTGGGAGATACCTTTGCAGATCTCATCCGCAGCCGCGGTGATCTCTTTGAGATTGTGACCAAGCCGGCATTTGGGCTGACTGTGTTCCGTGTCAAGGCTGCTTCATTGGCGAACGGGAATGGAGTTTCTGTGAACGGGCAGAGTGGGACTGTGGTGAAACCTGACGAGGAGGCGGATGCTGTCACTAAGGAGGTATACGAGACCATCAACGCTCGCGGggagatcttcatcacctcTACTGTTATGGCTGGGGTTTATGCGATTCGTGTGGTCAGTGCAAATGAGCGCGCAGAGGAGAAGTATGTTCGGAGGGCCTTTGACATCTTGGTAGAGACATCAGAGGAGGTGTTAAAGAAGGCCAAATGAGGATAACGCCACAAGGGTTAGGATACCAAGGCATTCTAATAAATATAGACGCATATATCGATGACCAATAAGCCTTCGAGTCAGTTATGATCGAAGTAATGGTAACTAGACGAGCCTCTCGCCGTAAGCTTCAACTCATTGGGAGTGGTTTCGCTAGAAAGCTGGTAGCCGTGAAATTACCAACTACGCCCACCAGGGTTAAACGATAGCTTGTGCTCAGTTCTGTAAAGGCTTAACTTCTGGCTGAGCCTCGAGCTTTGACCGTCGTCTCCCGTTGAGCTTGTGTACTTTTTGCCCTAACTGATgtcggaagaagaggaatcaACCGTTTAAAGCTGTCAACACAATATTCAATACTTCATTAGTTGTCATCAACCCACGCCTCAAACAGTTTTCACTCAATTATactcttcatcttcacgGTAGATAGCTGATGTTAATACAATAGCGATTAAAATGAGGCACCAGGTAGGGGGTGGGTCCAACTCTTAACATGTTGAGTATATTCCAGTTCGACCATTGCAAATTAGGGTACCAAGATTGTATGTTCAGCAGCTTAAGTAACTGCAATCACTGCAGTCCTACGGCCAAATATGCCTAGATCTATATAAAAGTCCCGAAATAGCTAAAATCCGCACAAGTAGTCCTCAACTTTACGCATCAGCCCGTCAGCCATCTTTTATCatttccttgtcttcttcaccctcATCCTAGTCTTGACCGAAATAACCAGCTGCAGGTCAAATCTTACTCCACCAGTTCCATTTGTAGTCGAGACAAGCCCATCGGGCAATCACAAAAAACAATATGGCAACAACGAGCATAACGCCGAGATAGACAACAACCATATGTGCCCCAATTTTCTCCAACATTTCCCCGCCAATAGGGATACAGATCAATGTCCTGCCACTGTTAGCATAGTCCTCGATACGACAACTCTGGATGATATGTCGGCGGCACTCACGCAAACGCAACCAACCCATACAGTGTCCCAAACCGCATCCCCGTCTCCTTAGCTGGCGAGATCTGGCGGACGCAGACAGGGGCAAGGCAGATAAACGAGCCCGATACGAAGCCATATGTCGCGCAGAATATGTAAAGCGCGGGCAGAGAGTTACTGAACGGGTAGAGAatggcgaagatgaggatcACAGCCATGGCGACTAGGAGGATGAGCACATTGAGCCGGCCGTACTTGTCTGCAACGCGGCCGCTCACCAGGCGGCCGATCGAATTGCAGCTGTCTATGTTAGTTTAATCTCGTTCGAGGGCTGCGTGGTCGAAGCCTTACACATTCATCACCACGAGGAGGTTGACGCTCGATGCGGCGCTGAACCCTTGCGCGACAACGTAACTGGGCAGGATACCGAGCAGGCCGAAGACGACCAGTTCCAAGCCTAAGTGGAAGACAGTCAGAAAAAAAGTTCGCGTCTGGGCCTCTCTAAACCTAGCAGAATACGTACAGAAGGTAGCAGCAGAAAGCCACGAGAACCTCGCGTCCTTGAAGCAGCGGATATCAAACGCGGCCTTTGGCCGTCCGTTTCGGGGCAGCCGGCTCTTGACGAGGAAAGTGGCCGAACcacagaggaggagaaccAGAAGCGCAGTGACTCTCATTCCCCATTTGAAGCCGATACTAGTCCACGTCTCCCGCAGGATATACGGGAAGACAACGCCCCCCAAGCCCGCGCCCGCCATGGCCGTCCCAATCGCCATGCCTGCTTTCGCATAGAACCAGTGCGGGATGCAGGACATGCCAACATTACTGATCACTGCGGCTCCAATACCGGCTATTACGCCGAAGCAAAGAATGAAGTGCCAATATTGCGTACATTGCGCTGTCAGAAGCACTCCAAGACTATAGATACCCGTCCCCACAGCGACGAGTTCCTTCGGCCCGTATGCGTCAAAGAGGGGGCCAACAAAGATGCCCAAAATGAGAGATGTGAAGACGAAAACGCCGGAGATCCAACCGACATCGCGGCTGGAGTAGTGCGACAGTTGGTGGGTTTCGAGGTAAGACTGGATGACGCCGACGGAGTTCATGAGTCCGTACGACGCcatgaggaggaagaacgagcCCAGCACAACGAGCCATGAGCGGATGCCACCGTCTGGAAAATCATCTGCATCGTTAGACTCAACTAATGGGGTACTGGACTCAGTGGAGGGGTATTCAACCGGCCGTTCACGATTGACGGCTCTGGAAGATTCGGCGAGTTCATAGCCCGAGGTAGTCTGCAGCTGAGCCCCTTTGGTGTCCATTAGCCCTTATTTCTGGTACTCGCGGTCGGTACTGGCTTGTTTGTCGCCTTAACTGAGCAGCTCAGACTGTGGAAGGCTTTCAAATAGGTTGATCAGACTGCGCATTCGGGTGAGTCACAAGACGATGGATGATGGGATGCATCGGTTGTTGGAGTAGCGCAGTGGGGTGTCCGTCCATGCATCTGGCGCCTTCCAGAGAGCAAGCCTGCTATTCTCTGATTGGAAGGGTTCTGCTGTCCTCTTTTGTGTCTTTGGATGATCCTTGAAAGGCGCACTCGGTCCCGAGGGCCCTCCGATGCGTCGGGCCTTGTCCCGAGCCTCCACGATCCTTGAGACCGGTTCTAGACTCGCTTCGCTGGCCGTCTGGGCGTCTTCGTTGGCCTACTATTGGGTAGACTCACCTTATACACCGCAAATTCGAGTGGGATTTGCCGGTTCTCAGCAGGGCGTGAGCCTTTCCACCTTGTCCAGATGGCTTCCTTCGGTGGCCAGTCGGCTAGGGCAAAGCCGACCTGATCACAGCGGCTCCACTTCTACACAATATAAACCGCTTGGTGCAGGATTTCAGCCCTCGCTAGCCTTTTAAAGACTACTCTTTGCACTGGTGCAGCTTGCATGTGCAGGGAACAAACACGAAAGTTCTAGGTGATGCCTCTTGCCCAGATGCAGTGCCAGTTTGGTCTGCCTGGGTGCTTGAGAGTATTGCAATAGTTGAATTCAGTTGAGAGATTCTATGATTCAGTGCTTACGGTTATAGTTGGACACTTGCGATTTATTCTGGCCACTATGAAGACTACTCGTAGAGTTCTGAAGAGGCGAAGTGAAGACAGGCAGTCTGTCTATGATATTGCAGCTCCAATATTAATGCTAGGCATATCCAGATAGAAACACTAAGCAATAACATCCTGCTTCCTGTCAAGGCCTCCGTCAATGCTAGAAACAAAGTCCGAGGTCGTATCCTCCGGCCAACTCAGAATAACCGCCTCCTCGCCTTTCAGCTCAAACTTCACAACAACAGAGCGCTCGTTGTTCAGCGCCAGCTCATAAGAGCCAGGATACAACACCCTGTTTCCCTGCTCGTCTGTCCTGGCGACGCTCTCAACCGTCACAGGGACCGTCAGGGTCTGCGAGTCACCCGGTTCCAATCCTCCGAGCCGGTCGAACCCAACAACCCACTTCTTGGGATACGGCGCCGGACCAGCGGTGGTGTTAACGTAGACTAGTGCCGTGTAGTCGGACTCACGCTCGCCAGTGTTCTTGACCGTCGCGGTGAAGTTTAGGAGTGTCTTCTGCTGAGCGTGCTCGTATCCCGAGTGCGGCGTCGTAAGGACTGTCTGAATGTTGAAAGATCCCGCATCTGTTGTCTCCGTCGACTCCTCGAAAGTTGTATAGAAAAGGCCGTGTCCGAACTCATAGACTGGAGTCCCAGTGTACCACATGTACGTCTGCCCAGGGTTCCCGCTAGTCTCATTCGGCCTCAGGTTCATATCGATGGCCGGGAACACTTCTGCATATTCAGCAGGATATTGCGTTGTCACGAGGCGGCCAGCAGGCGCGCGCTTGCCGGTAATGATATCGGCGAGTGCATGCCCACCCGACTGGCCGGGGTATCCGCCCCAGATGAGTGCGTTGACGTTGTCGTTGTCTTTTAGGGAGGATGAATCAACCTGACCACCGCCCATTTGCAGGACGACAAGCGGCTTGCCgagctcgctgagcttgctgattAGGTCGAGCTGGTTCCCAGGCCAAGTGATATTCTCGCGGTCcatggcttcggcttcgatTGTGTTGTCAATTCCGCCAGCAAAGATGATTGCGTCGGCTTGCTTAGCTGCGGTGAGCGCCTCTTCGAAACCGGATGTCGAGTGCGAGGTCAGGTTGGTGCCGAGCGCGTAGTGGACGTCCAGACCAGAGTCGCGGAAGCCAGTCAGTGGGCTAATGAGGTAGGGCGCTGGGCCAAAATAGTTGCCCTGGAGTTCCTCGGTGACGTTCGCCCAAGGACCGATCACCGCGACGCtcttgatgtccttggaaAGGGGGAGCGTCTCATCATTCTTAAGCAGGACGATTCCCTCGACGGCTGCCTCGTACGCGATGTTCCAGGCGTCGGTGCTGAGGACGTCGTCCCATGTAATATCGCGGTATGGCGcgtcttcgccgtcaaagTACCCAGCTTGCACGAGGTTGCTGTAGAGGCGGATAACGCCGCGCTCAATGTCCGATCGCGAGACGAGACTGTCCTCGAATGCATCCTCAGAGTGCCACTGGTATGAAGTTCCACAGTCGATGTCTGTGCCGGCAAGAATCGAATCCGCGGACGCAGCCGCCTCGTTGCTCGCATACCCATGAGGGTTCCACACGTTGTAGACAGCACCGCAGTCACCGGAGACGTACCCGTCTTCGCTAAACTCAAATGTATCCCTCAACAAAGTCTGAAGGAAGAATTTATTGGCGCAGCTCGGCACCCCGTTCACAGCATTGTAGGAACACATCACGCTGCGGACCTTAGCGTCGCGCGAGGCAACAATAAAGGGCGGAGTATAGTACTCCGACAGCTCCTGCTGGGTGATCTGCATGTCGTTTCCAAGACGCGAGTGGTTATTCCAGCTCTCAATATCGTAGCCCGCGTAGTGTTTCGCTGTTGCGATGATCTTGAGCGTCTCCGGGTCAACGCCGCCCT carries:
- a CDS encoding transporter xtrC (transcript_id=CADANIAT00009059), translated to MDTKGAQLQTTSGYELAESSRAVNRERPVEYPSTESSTPLVESNDADDFPDGGIRSWLVVLGSFFLLMASYGLMNSVGVIQSYLETHQLSHYSSRDVGWISGVFVFTSLILGIFVGPLFDAYGPKELVAVGTGIYSLGVLLTAQCTQYWHFILCFGVIAGIGAAVISNVGMSCIPHWFYAKAGMAIGTAMAGAGLGGVVFPYILRETWTSIGFKWGMRVTALLVLLLCGSATFLVKSRLPRNGRPKAAFDIRCFKDARFSWLSAATFCLELVVFGLLGILPSYVVAQGFSAASSVNLLVVMNVCNSIGRLVSGRVADKYGRLNVLILLVAMAVILIFAILYPFSNSLPALYIFCATYGFVSGSFICLAPVCVRQISPAKETGMRFGTLYGLVAFATLICIPIGGEMLEKIGAHMVVVYLGVMLVVAILFFVIARWACLDYKWNWWSKI
- the frdA gene encoding putative FAD dependent oxidoreductase (transcript_id=CADANIAT00009057); this translates as MSTCAMPQPLAHPSGIIVVGTGLAGLSTATQLTTHNVPVILLERAERPGGNSIKASSGINGAGTKFQTVPDSAEEFYDDTVRSAGKPFATAANVERERRERLIHTVTRNSKGAVDWLSDEIGVDLSKVAQLGGHSKPRTHRGEKGKPPGAAIIGSLLDKLKSNPFVDMRMKSRVTKVLKEAQEVVGVEYIDSDEKTQSLRGPVIFASGGFAGDVRGMVAQYRPDLAGLPSTNEAREGSQPLLAEVGAGLIDMDHIQIHPTGFLDAKDTSAAVKFLAAEALRGEGGILLLDNGARFVNELETREHVTDAILKSATKLDTDLRQWDVTLLLDEGAASALDTHMQFYLWKGLIQKTTLGELGKSTLETVQQYADIMAGKQQDPYGRTAFGNWTLSDPQPESVAYVGKVTPVLHFTMGGVLFNEQGQVLDQTWTPIRGLWAAGEVTGGLHGQNRLGGSSLLECAVFGRIVGDQVAAFYNQHYVSDSGH
- a CDS encoding putative aromatic-L-amino-acid decarboxylase (transcript_id=CADANIAT00009058); this encodes MDSDQFREAAHATIEDTLELTDPVISYFNNIPNQRVLPTIEPGYLRPQIPPSPPTEPESWPAIQADIDSKIKPGLTQWQSPNFMAFFPATVTYPSILGEMYSAAFNAPAFNWLCSPACTELETVMMDWMAQALGLPKCFYSTSENKGGGVIQMSASDAVATVMIAARERRVQQQAKAEGLKEGTEEYEDRIMELRPRLVALSSSQAHSSTAKAALLAGTRYRSIGVSLENDMALTGAELRSMLEELDIKNLAPYFITLCFGSTNSCAVDRFKEITDVLKEKEHWSRIWVHIDAAYAGSALVADEWQYIARDFAEGVDSFNLNMHKWLLVNFDASLLYVRNRHDLTDFLDITPAYLRNPYSESGQVIDYRNWSIPLGRRFRALKIWFVMRSYGLNGLKEFVRKGIKLGDTFADLIRSRGDLFEIVTKPAFGLTVFRVKAASLANGNGVSVNGQSGTVVKPDEEADAVTKEVYETINARGEIFITSTVMAGVYAIRVVSANERAEEKYVRRAFDILVETSEEVLKKAK
- the xlnD gene encoding beta-xylosidase XylA (transcript_id=CADANIAT00009060), with the translated sequence MRSLISVAVLSALPTAFSQANTSYTDYNVEANPDLFPLCLQHLNASFPDCASGPLSLTPVCDRSLSPKDRATALVSLFTFDELVNNTGNTGLGVSRLGLPNYQVWGEALHGVGRANFVESGNFSWATSFPMPITMMAALNKTLIHQIGTIVSTQLRAFSNAGLGGVDVYSPNINTFRHPVWGRGQETPGEDAFLTSVYGYEYITALQGGVDPETLKIIATAKHYAGYDIESWNNHSRLGNDMQITQQELSEYYTPPFIVASRDAKVRSVMCSYNAVNGVPSCANKFFLQTLLRDTFEFSEDGYVSGDCGAVYNVWNPHGYASNEAAASADSILAGTDIDCGTSYQWHSEDAFEDSLVSRSDIERGVIRLYSNLVQAGYFDGEDAPYRDITWDDVLSTDAWNIAYEAAVEGIVLLKNDETLPLSKDIKSVAVIGPWANVTEELQGNYFGPAPYLISPLTGFRDSGLDVHYALGTNLTSHSTSGFEEALTAAKQADAIIFAGGIDNTIEAEAMDRENITWPGNQLDLISKLSELGKPLVVLQMGGGQVDSSSLKDNDNVNALIWGGYPGQSGGHALADIITGKRAPAGRLVTTQYPAEYAEVFPAIDMNLRPNETSGNPGQTYMWYTGTPVYEFGHGLFYTTFEESTETTDAGSFNIQTVLTTPHSGYEHAQQKTLLNFTATVKNTGERESDYTALVYVNTTAGPAPYPKKWVVGFDRLGGLEPGDSQTLTVPVTVESVARTDEQGNRVLYPGSYELALNNERSVVVKFELKGEEAVILSWPEDTTSDFVSSIDGGLDRKQDVIA
- a CDS encoding endo-1,4-beta-xylanase (transcript_id=CADANIAT00009056) — protein: MKVFRAATFITVFLAATDGVNAITDTRTSPLRKEAAGKGILIGSGAISPTYLNDPQFATVLAEQFESLSPENEMKWSFINPTKGHYNWETIDRLVEFAEAHDMVVKGHGLISSCCNPDYLVNITNPTAFRAAMAAHFKAVMRRYHGKVDRWDVVTEALKTQGGGLQTNAFYKILGPSYIDDAFRIARAAVPEAKLFINEAMVESLAGKRQELYNLVSRLVANGVPIDGVALQMHVTEGLPVQPGVIREMVDSYKALGLKVTIAEMDVHTLNTTLQTEIYSTIVSEALDSGITDISFWGFTDKHAYTWVKGAKPLMFDEYYNPKGAFYAIHSALTSFKDVVPGNQSCAYASPGSLKKQ